A genomic segment from Salvelinus alpinus chromosome 8, SLU_Salpinus.1, whole genome shotgun sequence encodes:
- the LOC139582876 gene encoding adhesion G protein-coupled receptor F4-like, translating to MASPKTVWYFSVLLVFCCSLEKQDCLETPNVTSEESPTDGSQVPSREKREVTATFYEKVGEVQVDVYDIPLEILQYLKSRVKDLTYPILISSVLNVTDINITTECSSDFGGVRCRCEDQYSWSCDQCSSNGSCDEIVDGKICGCLNDYPSDGKFCQPITNLTACPSPTTTAEPSTISGRIIEIELDMTDISVTLIDVLRASVSGLTYPVLISNVLNVTDVNFTTACYPNNTCRCEDQYGWSCDQCLSYGSCDNITDDSCGCIKAIPPYGPFCQPITNLTACTTPSPTPAKNSTERSTTTMTPFSTTSTKNSTERSTTTMTPFSTTSIPTTKESTASTATPTTPSENTLNLQFTMAITFESNFNDENNAMFKDIDQNIKVIYKRNMQGFISAKLNSFKSGSVIADFTVMTTIVNNGEIAKAKQDIVSALGEKYKIGFLCVNDPIFGNGQLNEKVVVYCKSDEVGQKTAICQKNGSFSDRVDNCVLKEIENLFSLSQALVGTDLPVFLERLRNSTFNLLGRIVASPATISTIVNILTNVANVSRSTPINKPLMKNFLDTASVLTSNEAKTSWGDLNKNLMKNESSAFLGTIETISNFLTDDFFDIETQGINLNKTTVNNSVNNLFNLNSSVLIDIPASEASFNSITIITFDSLYNVLPARNSSSRNNSVNTINGKVVLVKVNGTIKNVTFRFDVLNKTLANPQCVFWNFNLFDGLGGWDDKGCKLQSDKNGTVTCHCNHLTSFSILMSPFIPPVLRVALDFITYIGVGISMGCLVVCLIIEMLVWKAVTGNNTSYMRHVSVVNIAFSLLIADIWFIIGAAISDNEKKDLPACSTATFFIHFFYLALFFWMLVSGLLLLYRTVMVFSHMSKPAMLAISFSLGYGAPLIIAVITIAVTAPGKQYIRGNDGVCWLNWTESMALLAFVIPALTIVVINLLILIVVLFKMLRRGVGDVTQPDERNALVVIARCLAILTPFFGTTWGLGVGTMTTPNNLGIHIVFAIFNSLQGLFILVFGTLLDKKIREALTGRSHVSSNRTRTTSAATSSSSGLGFFRIRRRNVFNVSAAPTSSTTGASETFINT from the exons ATGGCCTCACCAAAGACAGTTTGGTACTTTAGTGTCCTCTTGGTATTTTGCTGTAGTCTGGAAAAACAAGATTGCTTGGAAACTCCAAATGTAACATCAGAG GAATCACCCACTGATGGATCACAAGTTCCTTCTAGAGAAAAGCGAGAGG TGACAGCAACATTCTATGAGAAAGTTGGTGAAGTTCAGGTGGACGTCTATGATATTCCACTTGAAATCTTACAATACCTAAAGTCCCGTGTGAAAGATTTAACCTACCCCATCCTGATCTCCAGTGTGTTAAATGTAACAGACATAAACATTACTACTG AATGCTCCTCAGACTTCGGTGGAGTCAGGTGCAGATGTGAGGACCAGTATAGTTGGTCATGTGACCAGTGTTCCTCCAATGGGTCCTGTGATGAGATCGTTGATGGGAAAATATGTGGATGTCTCAATGACTATCCTTCTGATGGAAAGTTCTGTCAGCCAATCACAA ATCTTACTGCTTGTCCAAGTCCAACTACTACAGCAG AGCCATCAACCATTTCTGGCAGAATTATTGAAATTGAGTTGGACATGACAGATATTTCAGTTACATTGATAGATGTACTTAGGGCCAGTGTGAGTGGCCTGACCTACCCTGTCCTGATCTCCAATGTGTTAAATGTAACGGACGTGAACTTCACTACTG CATGCTACCCAAACAACACATGCAGATGTGAGGATCAGTATGGTTGGTCATGTGACCAGTGTCTCTCTTATGGGTCCTGTGACAACATCACTGATGACTCCTGTGGATGTATCAAAGCCATTCCTCCTTATGGACCGTTTTGTCAGCCAATCACAA ATCTGACGGCCTGTACAACACCATCTCCAACACCAG CAAAAAATTCCACAGAAAGATCAACAACTACAATGACACCCTTCAGTACTACATCAA CAAAAAATTCCACAGAAAGATCAACAACTACAATGACACCCTTCAGTACTACATCAA TACCAACAACAAAAGAGTCAACAGCAAGTACAGCAACTCCAACGACGCCCTCCG aAAACACACTGAACCTACAATTTACTATGGCTATCACATTTGAGTCTAACttcaatgatgaaaataatgcaATGTTCAAAGATATTGATCAAAAT ATCAAAGTCATATATAAGAGAAACATGCAAGGATTCATATCAGCAAAGTTAAACAGTTTTAA GAGTGGAAGTGTTATTGCAGATTTTACTGTTATGACAACAATTGTCAATAATGGGGAAATTGCAAAAGCAAAACAGGATATTGTCTCAGCACTTGGAGAAAAATACAAAATAG GCTTTCTCTGCGTGAATGATCCGATCTTTGGCAATGGACAACTTAATGAGAAAGTTGTAGTATACTGCAAATCGGATGAAGTGGGTCAAAAGACTGCCATTTGTCAAAAAAATGGCTCGTTTTCAGATCGGGTGGACAACTGTGTCTTAAAAGAAATTGAAAACCTGTTTTCTTTATCTCAA GCTTTAGTGGGGACTGATCTTCCAGTCTTTTTGGAAAGACTCCGCAACAGCACTTTTAACCTCCTAGGTAGAATAGTTGCATCACCTGCAACTATTTCTACTATTGTTAATATTCTAACAAATGTTGCAAATGTGTCCCGAAGTACCCCAATAAACAAACCATTGATGAAG AATTTCCTGGACACGGCAAGTGTACTTACTTCCAATGAAGCAAAAACCTCCTGGGGTGATCTAAACAAAAACCTCATGAAAAATGAAAGCTCAGCCTTTCTGGGAACCATTGAAACAATTTCCAATTTCCTTACCGATGACTTTTTTGACATAGAAACGCAAGGCATTAATTTAAACAAAACCACAGTCAACAACTCAGTCAACAACTTATTCAATTTAAACTCGTCTGTCCTGATAGACATACCAGCATCTGAAGCTTCCTTCAATTCAATCACCATAATAACATTTGACTCCTTGTATAATGTTTTACCTGCCAGAAACAGCAGCAGTCGGAACAACAGTGTCAACACCATCAACGGAAAAGTGGTTCTGGTGAAGGTGAATGGCACAATCAAGAATGTGACTTTCCGTTTTGACGTACTGAACAAGACACTGGCCAATCCTCAGTGTGTTTTCTGGAACTTCAACCTTTTTGACGGCCTTGGAGGATGGGATGATAAAGGATGTAAACTGCAGTCTGATAAGAATGGCACTGTCACCTGTCACTGTAATCATCTCACCTCCTTCTCCATTTTGATGTCGCCTTTCATTCCACCTGTGTTAAGAGTCGCTTTGGATTTTATCACTTACATTGGAGTTGGCATATCAATGGGTTGCTTGGTTGTGTGTCTCATCATTGAGATGTTGGTATGGAAGGCTGTGACTGGAAACAACACATCTTACATGCGTCATGTCTCTGTAGTGAACATCGCCTTTTCCCTTCTGATTGCTGACATTTGGTTCATTATTGGTGCAGCAATTTCCGACAATGAAAAAAAAGATCTACCTGCGTGTTCCACAGCAACATTTTTCATCCACTTTTTCTACCTGGCTCTGTTTTTCTGGATGTTGGTCTCAGGCCTTTTGCTGCTCTACCGGACTGTCATGGTTTTCTCTCACATGTCTAAACCAGCAATGTTGGCCATCAGTTTTTCTTTGGGCTATGGAGCTCCCCTCATCATTGCTGTCATAACTATCGCAGTGACAGCCCCAGGGAAACAATACATTAGAGGGAATGATGGGGTTTGCTGGCTCAACTGGACAGAGTCAATGGCCCTTCTGGCTTTTGTGATCCCTGCCCTGACCATAGTGGTCATCAACCTTTTGATCTTGATTGTGGTTCTGTTCAAAATGCTGAGGAGAGGTGTGGGGGATGTTACCCAGCCAGATGAGAGAAATGCTTTGGTGGTCATCGCCaggtgtctggccattctgactCCCTTCTTTGGTACTACCTGGGGACTAGGAGTAGGAACCATGACTACACCAAACAATCTAGGAATCCATATTGTGTTTGCGATCTTCAATTCCTTACAG GGTTTGTTCATCTTGGTATTTGGAACACTTTTGGACAAAAAG ATCCGGGAAGCTCTGACAGGAAGGTCACACGTGTCCTCCAACCGCACAAGG ACCACAAGTGCTGCAACATCATCGTCAAGTGGTTTGGGATTTTTCCGGATACGGAGGAGAA ATGTTTTCAACGTTTCAGCAGCTCCAACATCCAGCACTACTGGTGCATCGGAGACTTTCATCAACACTTAA